Proteins from one Nerophis lumbriciformis linkage group LG08, RoL_Nlum_v2.1, whole genome shotgun sequence genomic window:
- the cimip5 gene encoding uncharacterized protein C2orf50 homolog, whose protein sequence is MDLNNLRRASSAGYRLPEPAGKPVTIKQQAPHAAKSVQNTRDTMSTRRDAEKKDAVKQDQAWKEMVFSERRSVLEWEKNWSFLRNYDQMGERKPEEPLPNNVSLFSDCVPNTTNQIFGSRLSTPLGRDLVRLDRLFFWSGSHHKCKQDPEMMSC, encoded by the exons ATGGATTTAAACAATCTTAGACGCGCATCATCTGCAGGCTACCGGTTACCGGAGCCCGCTGGTAAACCGGTAACAATTAAGCAACAGGCACCTCATGCGGCTAAAAGTGTTCAAAACACAAGAGACACAATGTCCACAAGGCGGGATGCAGAAAAGAAGGATGCGGTCAAACAAGACCAAGCGTGGAAAGAAATGGTGTTTAGTGAAAGAAGATCCGTTTTGGAATG GGAGAAGAACTGGAGTTTCCTCAGGAATTATGATCAGATG GGAGAGCGGAAGCCAGAAGAGCCTTTACCCAACAATGTGTCACTCTTCTCTGATTGTGTCCCCAACACCACAAATCAAATATTTGGTAGCAGATTGTCGACCCCACTGGGGCGTGACCTGGTTCGACTGGACCGACTTTTCTTCTGGTCTGGAAGCCATCACAAGTGCAAACAGGATCCAGAGATGATGTCGTGCTAA